A genomic window from Silene latifolia isolate original U9 population chromosome Y, ASM4854445v1, whole genome shotgun sequence includes:
- the LOC141630547 gene encoding uncharacterized protein LOC141630547, which produces MTGTIITTENKGSGSGKTTTIPMSSPLFLHPSDSPSLMLTQTIFDGDNYDLWADAVRNGLDAKNKLGFIEGKVKQPVITEGDEENVEGIAWRQSNAMVKAWLRNVINPKLHPSITFSGTVFEIWEELRERFSAGNAPRVHQLKADLTECKQGDLSVVEYYTQLKTIWDELSSYSRVPKCTCGAAAALLKEREEEKVHQFLMGLNSALYSNLRSNLLMEDTITTLSRAYSLVLREERHKAVTRIKEEKVEAAMTVKAQPSGMGREINGTNEQEESKPLQCSYCEKFYHDEDHCFVKHGFPPNWGRGRGRGGRRGGRGGGARGGRGRGQGNKVHANAVGTSGDAGQRSNDFTSDEVEKIRGLLSNSESNQKLKQGPMYEDDDWTG; this is translated from the exons ATGACAGGCACAATTATCACCACCGAGAACAAAGGCAGTGGGAGTGGAAAGACAACCACCATCCCAATGTCGTCTCCTTTGTTCCTCCATCCATCCGATAGCCCTAGCCTAATGCTTACCCAAACAATTTTCGATGGGGATAATTACGACCTTTGGGCAGATGCTGTACGGAATGGCCTCGATGCCAAAAACAAGTTGGGGTTCATCGAGGGTAAAGTAAAACAGCCCGTCATCactgaaggagatgaagagaatGTTGAAGGCATCGCTTGGAGGCAAAGCAATGCCATGGTTAAAGCGTGGCTTCGGAATGTAATTAATCCCAAATTACATCCAAGCATCACGTTTTCAGGAACCGTTTTTGAAATTTGGGAAGAATTGAGGGAACGTTTCTCGGCTGGAAACGCTCCACGGGTTCACCAATTAAAGGCTGACTTGACCGAATGCAAGCAAGGAGATTTATCGGTCGTTGAatattatactcaattgaaaacgATCTGGGATGAGTTGAGTAGTTATAGCCGTGTTCCCAAGTGTACGTGCGGAGCGGCAGCAGCTTTGCTTAAGGAGCGCGAGGAAGAGAAAGTCCACCAATTTCTGATGGGACTTAACTCTGCCCTCTACAGCAATCTTCGATCAAATCTGCTCATGGAGGACACCATTACCACCCTAAGCAGGGCCTATTCACTGGTTTTGCGAGAGGAAAGGCACAAGGCAGTCACTCGAATCAAGGAAGAAAAGGTTGAGGCAGCAATGACCGTCAAAGCTCAACCAAGTGGAATGGGTCGCGAAATCAATGGCACGAATGAGCAAGAGGAGTCGAAACCATTACAGTGCTCTTATTGCGAGAAGTTTTATCATGATGAAGACCATTGTTTTGTCAAACACGGTTTCCCACCCAATTGGGGACGTGGTAGAGGACGCGGAGGACGCAGAGGTGGACGTGGTGGAGGAGCACGCGGAGGCAGAGGCCGTGGACAAGGGAATAAGGTTCATGCCAATGCTGTTGGAACTTCCGGTGATGCAGGACAAAGAAGCAATGATTTCACCTCAGACGAAGTCGAGAAAATCCGCGGTTTGTTAAGCAATTCTGAGTCAAATCAGAAACTAAAGCAAG GACCAATGTACGAGGACGAcgattggacggggtga